One window of the Posidoniimonas polymericola genome contains the following:
- a CDS encoding bifunctional riboflavin kinase/FAD synthetase, translated as MEVIRHLDDLPDQARGGAVSIGNFDGVHRGHAALIARLVASAKQVGGPAVVFTFDPHPVRILRPQHCPPPLTWTHRKAELLSRLGVDYVVAYPTDEALLRLSAREFFDRVVVESLGARAMVEGPNFNFGHNREGDAQALRSLTADAGVALEIAEPVEIDGQMVSSSRIRRLIQEEGAVGQARQLLTAPYRLRGIVTHGAGRGAKLGFPTANVEGIDTLMPAHGVYCGLANIGRERLPAAINLGPNPTFQDMSAKVEVHVIDYDKTLYGRPLEVDFIDRLRDVRSFNSPEELIEQVRRDVLEADETARCFLLGDC; from the coding sequence GTGGAAGTGATCCGGCATCTCGACGACCTGCCCGACCAGGCGCGTGGCGGCGCTGTGTCGATAGGCAACTTCGACGGGGTGCACCGCGGTCACGCGGCGTTGATCGCCAGGCTGGTCGCCAGCGCGAAGCAGGTCGGCGGCCCCGCGGTGGTGTTTACGTTCGACCCACACCCGGTCCGCATCCTGCGGCCGCAGCACTGCCCCCCGCCGCTGACCTGGACGCACCGCAAGGCGGAGCTGCTGTCGCGGCTGGGGGTCGACTACGTGGTCGCCTACCCCACGGACGAGGCCCTGCTGCGGCTCTCGGCCCGCGAGTTCTTCGACCGCGTGGTGGTCGAGTCGCTCGGCGCCAGGGCGATGGTCGAGGGCCCCAACTTCAATTTCGGCCACAACCGCGAGGGCGACGCCCAGGCGCTCCGCAGCCTGACCGCCGACGCGGGCGTCGCGCTCGAGATTGCCGAGCCGGTCGAGATCGACGGCCAGATGGTGTCGAGCTCGCGGATCCGCCGGTTGATTCAGGAGGAGGGCGCGGTCGGCCAGGCCCGACAGCTGCTCACCGCGCCGTACCGGCTGCGGGGCATTGTGACCCACGGCGCGGGCCGCGGCGCCAAGCTCGGTTTCCCCACCGCCAACGTCGAGGGGATCGACACCCTGATGCCGGCGCACGGCGTCTACTGCGGGCTGGCCAACATCGGCCGCGAGCGGCTGCCGGCCGCCATCAACCTCGGCCCCAACCCGACCTTCCAGGACATGTCCGCCAAGGTCGAGGTCCACGTGATCGACTACGACAAGACGCTGTACGGCCGCCCCCTGGAGGTCGACTTCATCGACCGGCTGCGGGACGTCCGATCGTTTAATTCGCCCGAAGAACTCATCGAGCAGGTCCGCCGCGACGTGCTCGAGGCCGACGAGACCGCCCGCTGCTTCCTGCTGGGCGACTGCTAG
- a CDS encoding alpha/beta fold hydrolase, producing MPNTQTIPVNDIAMHVRTEGAGIPVLLVHGFPLDHTMWDAQVEVLAEHCRVIAPDLRGYGATELADAGDPPKITMQQYADDLAALLDALGVDEPVVYAGFSMGGYIGWQFVKNHRDKLRALVLVDTRASDDADDARKMRLKMANHVQEWGAEKVAEAMIPKLFAESSLDALHPMVARTREVISATNPLAIAAAQRGMAERPDSTPDLAGINVPTMAIVGAEDQLSQPEEVQRVVNAIPNAGLVVIPAAGHMAPVEQPDAVNLVLTEFVKSLNA from the coding sequence ATGCCCAACACCCAGACCATCCCTGTCAACGACATCGCGATGCACGTCCGCACGGAGGGCGCCGGCATCCCGGTGCTGCTGGTGCACGGATTCCCCCTCGACCACACCATGTGGGACGCGCAGGTCGAGGTCCTGGCCGAGCACTGCCGCGTGATCGCGCCCGACCTACGCGGGTACGGCGCCACCGAGCTCGCCGACGCGGGCGACCCGCCCAAGATCACGATGCAGCAGTACGCCGACGACCTCGCCGCGCTGCTCGACGCGCTCGGGGTCGACGAGCCGGTGGTCTACGCTGGGTTCTCGATGGGGGGCTACATCGGCTGGCAGTTCGTCAAGAACCACCGCGACAAACTCCGGGCGTTGGTGCTGGTCGACACGCGTGCTTCGGACGATGCCGACGACGCCCGCAAGATGCGGCTCAAGATGGCCAACCACGTCCAGGAGTGGGGCGCCGAGAAGGTCGCCGAGGCGATGATCCCCAAGCTATTCGCCGAGAGCAGCCTCGACGCCCTGCACCCGATGGTCGCCCGCACCCGCGAGGTGATCAGCGCGACCAACCCGCTGGCGATCGCCGCCGCGCAGCGGGGCATGGCCGAGCGTCCCGACTCGACGCCCGACCTGGCGGGCATCAACGTCCCGACGATGGCGATCGTCGGCGCCGAGGACCAGCTCAGTCAGCCCGAGGAGGTGCAGCGTGTGGTCAACGCGATCCCCAACGCCGGCCTGGTCGTGATCCCCGCCGCGGGCCACATGGCCCCGGTCGAGCAGCCGGACGCGGTAAACCTGGTGCTGACGGAGTTTGTGAAGTCGCTCAACGCATAG
- a CDS encoding DHH family phosphoesterase encodes MSIDWKPFVPLVQQARSFVLTSHMRPDCDALGSELGMAAALVALGKTVRIVNGDSVPSHISFIDRRGQVEVIGSGVTDAEVHMADVHMVLDTSAWGQLGPMADVIRSSPARKVVIDHHVSGDDLGAMTFKDTTSESNGRLVLQAVEALGVKLTPDIAKPLFYAMATDTGWFRFSSVTKETFVAAAKLVAAGASPHESFGALYDRNTLARVRLHGRIMDSAALAIDGRVSVARATDADFAATGAEVADTEDVVNRVLSIAGVEVAALFVDMGGGAIKVSLRSRSDFDVRQIAELFGGGGHTKAAGVRIRGSVDDAQQSVLEAVRVQMG; translated from the coding sequence ATGTCTATCGACTGGAAACCGTTTGTGCCGCTCGTCCAGCAGGCGAGGTCGTTTGTGCTGACCAGCCACATGCGGCCCGACTGCGACGCGCTCGGCAGCGAGCTCGGCATGGCCGCCGCCCTCGTGGCGCTCGGCAAGACGGTGCGGATCGTCAACGGCGACTCGGTGCCCAGCCACATCAGCTTCATCGACCGCCGCGGCCAGGTCGAGGTGATCGGCTCGGGCGTCACCGACGCCGAGGTCCACATGGCGGACGTGCACATGGTGCTCGACACCAGCGCGTGGGGACAGCTCGGCCCGATGGCCGACGTGATCCGCAGCTCGCCGGCCAGGAAGGTCGTGATCGACCACCACGTCAGCGGCGACGACCTCGGCGCCATGACCTTCAAGGACACGACCTCCGAGTCCAACGGCCGGCTGGTGCTGCAGGCGGTCGAGGCGCTCGGCGTGAAGCTCACGCCCGACATCGCCAAGCCGCTGTTCTACGCCATGGCGACCGACACCGGCTGGTTCCGGTTCTCGTCGGTCACCAAGGAGACCTTCGTCGCGGCGGCCAAGCTGGTGGCGGCGGGGGCCTCGCCGCACGAGTCGTTCGGCGCGCTGTACGACCGCAACACCCTGGCCCGCGTCCGCCTGCACGGTCGGATCATGGACAGCGCCGCCCTGGCGATTGACGGCCGGGTGTCGGTCGCGCGGGCGACCGACGCCGACTTTGCCGCGACCGGCGCCGAGGTCGCCGACACCGAGGACGTCGTGAACCGGGTGCTGAGCATCGCCGGCGTGGAGGTCGCGGCGTTGTTTGTCGACATGGGGGGCGGCGCGATCAAGGTGAGCCTCCGCAGCCGGAGCGACTTCGACGTCCGCCAGATCGCCGAGTTGTTCGGCGGCGGCGGCCACACCAAGGCCGCCGGCGTACGGATCCGCGGCTCCGTGGACGACGCGCAGCAGAGCGTGCTCGAGGCCGTGCGGGTCCAGATGGGCTGA
- the larB gene encoding nickel pincer cofactor biosynthesis protein LarB produces the protein MDPQTPRHKSLAGQTVTVDLDRRRRCGFPEVVYGEGKTVEAIAAVFDEQHARGEPAMATRVSPEQAEALLPLLSGATYNQVARILRRESHPGRPRVGKVAVVSAGSSDLPIAEEARETLDWMGVAVTMVHDVGVAGPHRLPERLAEFEDADAVVVVAGMEGALPSVVGGYLACPVVGVPTSVGYGANFQGLSALLSMLNSCASNVTVVNIDAGFKGGYVAGLIATRAAAGTEGRRDA, from the coding sequence ATGGACCCCCAGACGCCACGCCACAAATCGCTCGCCGGTCAGACGGTTACGGTCGACCTCGACCGCCGCCGCCGCTGCGGTTTTCCAGAGGTGGTGTACGGCGAGGGGAAGACCGTCGAGGCGATCGCGGCGGTGTTTGACGAGCAGCACGCCCGCGGCGAGCCGGCGATGGCGACCCGCGTCTCGCCCGAGCAGGCCGAGGCCCTGCTGCCGCTGCTGTCTGGGGCAACCTACAACCAGGTCGCCCGCATCCTCCGCCGCGAGTCCCACCCGGGCCGCCCCCGCGTGGGGAAGGTCGCCGTGGTGAGCGCCGGCTCCAGCGACCTGCCAATCGCCGAGGAGGCCCGCGAGACGCTCGACTGGATGGGCGTGGCGGTCACCATGGTGCACGACGTTGGGGTCGCGGGTCCGCATAGGCTGCCGGAGCGGCTCGCCGAGTTCGAGGACGCCGACGCGGTGGTGGTGGTGGCCGGCATGGAGGGCGCGCTGCCGAGCGTCGTGGGTGGCTACCTCGCGTGCCCGGTGGTCGGCGTGCCGACCAGCGTCGGCTACGGCGCCAACTTCCAGGGGCTGTCGGCGTTGTTGTCGATGCTAAACAGCTGCGCGTCGAACGTCACGGTGGTGAATATCGACGCCGGCTTCAAAGGGGGCTACGTGGCGGGCCTGATTGCGACCCGCGCGGCCGCCGGCACGGAGGGGCGCCGCGATGCGTGA
- a CDS encoding tetratricopeptide repeat protein, with translation MRTNLVLYAVIGAVTLCAIGPADAQRTRFPGDSPTRPAVMDGKVLGTPSHKYPNVPTFSIPQGGYGPYSGGYGGWGSYYRRSGGWNSGYYPGYYSTPGYYSGYYSGYYPYYAPVQVVDYREIYGLRPAEAPAAALPRRAAGGIAGAALAAGPDVIDGPSPDQLKHAWRYIDLGDRYLREGRLLDARNRYRKAEKQAPDLPELAFRTMLLELATGRYAEAVEALERGLEQQPDWPDSRFDLGTVYSKEGLADVHTALQERLQQFPNDADARLLAGVLLHFGGERRAAELQLQKAMQLTQGAGVAGRFLAEDPVQPPPVPGAE, from the coding sequence ATGCGAACGAACTTGGTGCTGTACGCCGTGATTGGAGCTGTCACCCTCTGCGCCATCGGTCCAGCCGATGCGCAGCGCACACGGTTCCCGGGCGACTCGCCGACACGGCCGGCGGTGATGGACGGCAAGGTGCTCGGCACGCCGAGCCACAAGTACCCCAACGTGCCGACCTTCAGCATCCCCCAGGGGGGCTACGGTCCGTACAGCGGCGGCTACGGCGGCTGGGGATCGTACTACCGCCGATCGGGCGGCTGGAACTCCGGGTACTACCCCGGCTATTACTCAACGCCTGGCTACTACTCGGGTTACTACTCCGGCTACTACCCCTACTACGCCCCGGTGCAGGTGGTCGACTACCGAGAGATCTACGGCCTCCGCCCCGCCGAAGCCCCGGCCGCCGCGCTGCCGCGGCGTGCGGCAGGCGGGATCGCCGGCGCGGCCCTGGCGGCGGGTCCGGACGTCATCGACGGCCCCAGCCCAGACCAGCTGAAGCACGCCTGGCGGTACATCGACCTGGGCGACCGCTACCTCCGCGAGGGGCGGCTGCTCGACGCCCGCAACCGCTACCGCAAGGCCGAGAAGCAGGCGCCCGACCTGCCGGAGCTGGCGTTCCGCACGATGCTGCTCGAGCTGGCGACCGGCCGCTACGCCGAGGCCGTCGAGGCCCTCGAACGCGGCCTGGAGCAGCAGCCCGACTGGCCCGACTCGCGGTTCGACCTCGGCACCGTGTACAGCAAAGAAGGGCTCGCCGACGTCCACACGGCGCTGCAGGAACGCCTGCAGCAGTTCCCCAACGACGCCGACGCGCGGCTGCTGGCGGGCGTGCTGTTGCACTTCGGCGGCGAGCGACGCGCGGCCGAGTTGCAACTACAGAAGGCGATGCAACTGACGCAGGGGGCGGGGGTCGCCGGGAGGTTCCTGGCGGAGGACCCCGTTCAACCGCCGCCGGTACCGGGCGCCGAGTGA
- a CDS encoding NAD(P)H-hydrate dehydratase, whose protein sequence is MRDLSQEPLPALPPRRPESHKGDFGRAMIIGGSRGMAGAVAMAGMACLRSGAGLATLGVPRCIGPVVAGFCPAYMVRELVDDEPGTLYWANLFDLVPVEHNYTVWALGPGLGEPDATAELSGRMNREWTAPLVIDADGLNGVALYEARYASAPLTPPGPRVYTPHPGEFARLAGDDALAEQATGDDDARVAAAAALAARDEGGNTVVVLKGHRTVVTDGARFSINATGNPGMATGGSGDVLTGVITALIAQGLSAFDAARLGVHLHGLAGDIARERTGAVSLIATDLIDALPTAFQNPNPDS, encoded by the coding sequence ATGCGTGACCTCTCCCAAGAGCCGCTGCCCGCACTCCCGCCCCGCCGGCCCGAGAGCCACAAGGGCGACTTCGGCCGCGCGATGATCATCGGCGGCTCGCGCGGCATGGCCGGCGCGGTCGCGATGGCGGGCATGGCTTGCCTGCGGAGCGGCGCCGGGCTGGCGACGCTCGGCGTGCCGCGGTGCATTGGCCCGGTGGTGGCCGGCTTCTGCCCCGCGTACATGGTGCGCGAGCTGGTCGACGACGAGCCCGGAACGCTGTACTGGGCCAACCTGTTCGACCTGGTCCCGGTCGAGCACAACTACACTGTTTGGGCGCTCGGCCCCGGGCTGGGCGAGCCCGACGCGACCGCCGAGCTCTCTGGCCGGATGAACCGCGAGTGGACCGCGCCGCTGGTCATCGACGCCGACGGGCTCAACGGCGTCGCGCTGTACGAGGCGCGTTACGCCTCGGCCCCGCTCACGCCGCCGGGCCCCCGCGTCTACACGCCGCACCCGGGCGAGTTCGCCCGCCTGGCGGGGGACGACGCCCTGGCCGAGCAGGCCACCGGCGACGACGACGCCCGTGTCGCCGCCGCCGCGGCCCTGGCCGCCCGCGACGAGGGCGGCAACACCGTGGTGGTGCTCAAGGGCCACCGCACCGTGGTGACCGACGGCGCCCGGTTCTCGATCAACGCGACCGGCAACCCCGGCATGGCGACCGGCGGCAGCGGCGACGTGCTGACCGGCGTGATCACGGCGCTGATCGCCCAGGGGCTGTCGGCGTTCGACGCGGCCCGGCTCGGCGTGCACCTGCACGGCCTGGCGGGCGACATCGCCCGCGAGCGGACGGGCGCGGTCTCGCTGATCGCCACCGACCTGATCGACGCGCTCCCCACAGCGTTTCAGAACCCCAACCCCGACTCCTAG
- a CDS encoding response regulator, protein MADTEKPRVLIADDNEPNVELLEAYLAGLDIETEIAVDGQDTLDKVAAFKPNLLLLDVMMPKLSGFEVCQRLKSDPATSGVMILMVTALNELGDIERAVEAGTDDFLSKPVNKFELLKRVENMLKLSSVTDEVERLRRYIEAMERRGE, encoded by the coding sequence ATGGCTGATACCGAAAAACCCCGCGTCCTGATTGCCGACGACAACGAGCCCAACGTCGAGCTCCTCGAGGCGTACCTCGCTGGCCTGGACATCGAGACCGAGATCGCCGTCGACGGGCAGGACACGCTCGACAAGGTGGCGGCGTTCAAGCCGAACCTGCTGCTCTTGGACGTGATGATGCCCAAGCTGAGCGGGTTCGAGGTCTGCCAGCGGCTCAAGTCCGACCCGGCCACCTCCGGCGTGATGATCCTGATGGTCACCGCGCTCAACGAGCTGGGCGACATCGAGCGCGCCGTCGAGGCCGGCACCGACGACTTCCTGTCGAAGCCCGTGAACAAGTTCGAGCTTTTGAAGCGGGTCGAGAACATGCTCAAGCTCAGCAGCGTCACCGACGAGGTCGAGCGGCTGCGGCGCTACATCGAGGCGATGGAACGCCGCGGGGAGTAG
- a CDS encoding glycine--tRNA ligase has product MEKLVSLCRRRGFLFQSSEIYGGLNGFWDYGPLGVELKRNVKEAWWQDMVSGHDELTQHEGAPSTFEMVGLDCTIIMHPQVWKVSGHYDLFCDQMVDCRETKKRYRYDQVQGRWAEAKDKRVFVTSVAEEVEDDIAKRGLKCFNLRNKDADQVKWDGPIVSLDKLSMEELASAYGPDAKEVGTLTEPRDFNLMFKTIVGAMGSEKDAAYLRPETAQGIFVNFKNVLDSTRVRLPLGIAQIGKSFRNEITPRNFTFRSREFEQMEIEFFCHPNDSAKWYQYWRDRRFKWYTDHGLAGERLILRDHDPDELSHYSTGTADVEYAFPFLPEGEYGELEGIAHRGDFDLRSHMEGKLDPNSCPLEVQKGEDGKPVHRGSGKDLTYRDDLTNERYTPHVIEPSAGADRATLAFLCEAYHEDQQPDDKGKMQTRTVMRFHPRLAPIKAAILPLVKKDGMPEIARDLYRALKKKMPVEYDEKSAIGRRYRRQDEIGTPYCLTVDGQTLEDQTVTLRDRDSLEQVRVKLDDVQSEIEQRING; this is encoded by the coding sequence ATGGAAAAGCTGGTCTCCCTCTGCCGCCGGCGGGGGTTCCTGTTTCAGTCGAGCGAGATCTACGGGGGCCTGAACGGCTTCTGGGACTACGGCCCGCTGGGCGTCGAGCTGAAGCGGAACGTCAAAGAGGCGTGGTGGCAGGACATGGTCAGCGGCCACGACGAGCTCACCCAGCACGAGGGAGCGCCCAGCACCTTCGAGATGGTCGGCCTCGACTGCACGATCATCATGCACCCGCAGGTGTGGAAGGTGTCGGGGCACTACGACCTGTTCTGCGACCAGATGGTCGACTGCCGAGAGACTAAGAAGCGTTACCGCTACGACCAGGTGCAGGGCCGCTGGGCCGAGGCCAAGGACAAGCGGGTGTTCGTCACCTCGGTGGCCGAGGAGGTCGAGGACGACATCGCCAAGCGGGGGCTGAAATGCTTCAATCTCCGCAACAAAGACGCCGACCAGGTGAAGTGGGACGGGCCGATCGTCTCGCTCGACAAGCTGTCGATGGAGGAGCTGGCGTCGGCCTACGGACCGGACGCCAAGGAGGTCGGCACGCTGACCGAGCCGCGTGACTTCAACCTAATGTTCAAGACCATCGTCGGCGCGATGGGCTCGGAGAAGGACGCCGCGTACCTCCGCCCCGAGACCGCGCAGGGCATCTTCGTCAACTTCAAGAACGTGCTCGACAGCACTCGCGTGCGGCTGCCCTTGGGCATCGCGCAGATCGGCAAGAGCTTCCGCAACGAGATCACGCCGCGGAACTTCACGTTCCGCAGCCGCGAGTTCGAGCAGATGGAGATCGAGTTCTTCTGCCACCCGAACGACTCGGCCAAGTGGTACCAGTACTGGCGCGACCGCCGCTTCAAGTGGTACACCGACCACGGCCTGGCGGGCGAGCGGCTGATCCTCCGCGACCACGACCCGGACGAGCTGTCTCACTACTCGACCGGCACGGCCGACGTCGAGTACGCGTTCCCGTTCCTGCCGGAGGGCGAGTACGGCGAGCTGGAGGGGATCGCCCACCGCGGCGACTTCGACCTGCGGAGCCACATGGAGGGCAAGCTCGACCCGAACTCCTGCCCGCTCGAGGTGCAGAAGGGCGAGGACGGCAAGCCGGTGCACCGCGGCAGCGGCAAGGACCTCACCTACCGCGACGACCTGACCAACGAGCGGTACACGCCGCACGTGATCGAGCCGTCGGCCGGCGCCGACCGCGCGACGCTCGCCTTCCTCTGCGAGGCCTACCACGAGGACCAGCAGCCGGACGACAAGGGCAAGATGCAGACACGCACCGTGATGCGGTTCCACCCGCGGCTCGCGCCGATCAAGGCCGCCATCCTGCCGCTGGTCAAGAAGGACGGCATGCCCGAGATCGCCCGCGACCTGTACCGCGCGCTGAAGAAGAAGATGCCGGTCGAGTACGACGAGAAGTCGGCCATCGGCCGCCGGTACCGCCGCCAGGACGAGATCGGCACGCCGTACTGCCTGACCGTCGACGGCCAGACCCTCGAGGACCAGACCGTCACGCTCCGCGACCGAGACTCCCTGGAGCAGGTCCGCGTCAAGCTGGACGACGTGCAGAGTGAGATCGAGCAGCGGATCAACGGGTAG
- a CDS encoding serine hydroxymethyltransferase, with product MNFIEANDPDVWAAIASEIERQQDGLEMIASENYTSPAVMQAAGSVLTNKYAEGYPGRRYYGGCEHVDVVEDLARNRAKELFGAPVGKDIFANVQPHSGAQANTAVFLALLEPGDCVLGLDLAHGGHLTHGMKLNISGMLYDFHGYQTRKEDCRIDFDQVAKLAREHKPKLIIAGASAYPREMDHPKFKEIADEVGAKLMVDMAHYAGLVAAGLHNNPVEVADVVTTTTHKTLRGPRGGLILAKKDFAKVLNSRVFPGTQGGPLMHVIAGKAVCFGEALKPEFKTYAQNVIDNAQALADALLAGGLSLVSGGTDNHLMLVDVTPFGIGGKTAETALDACGITVNMNMIPFDERKPMDPSGIRIGTPALTTRGMGQAEMKTIGGWIVEALQKADDAAAHENIRQQVKSLCKEFPVPAAALAADETAVMS from the coding sequence ATGAACTTTATCGAAGCCAACGACCCCGACGTTTGGGCAGCCATCGCCAGCGAGATCGAGCGCCAGCAGGACGGCCTGGAGATGATCGCCAGCGAGAACTACACGAGCCCCGCCGTGATGCAGGCGGCCGGCAGCGTGCTGACCAACAAGTACGCCGAGGGGTACCCGGGCCGCCGCTACTACGGCGGCTGCGAGCACGTCGACGTGGTCGAGGACCTGGCCCGCAACCGGGCCAAGGAGCTGTTCGGGGCCCCCGTCGGCAAAGATATTTTCGCCAACGTGCAGCCGCACTCGGGAGCCCAGGCCAACACGGCCGTGTTCCTCGCCCTGCTCGAGCCGGGCGACTGCGTGCTGGGCCTCGACCTGGCGCACGGCGGCCACCTGACGCACGGCATGAAGCTGAACATCAGCGGCATGCTGTACGACTTCCACGGCTACCAGACCCGCAAGGAAGACTGCCGCATCGACTTCGACCAGGTCGCCAAGCTGGCCCGCGAGCACAAGCCGAAGCTGATCATCGCCGGCGCCAGCGCGTACCCGCGCGAGATGGACCACCCGAAGTTCAAGGAGATCGCCGACGAGGTGGGCGCCAAGCTGATGGTGGACATGGCCCACTACGCCGGGCTGGTCGCCGCCGGGCTGCACAACAACCCGGTCGAGGTCGCCGACGTGGTGACCACCACCACCCACAAGACGCTCCGCGGCCCCCGCGGCGGTTTGATCCTCGCGAAGAAGGACTTCGCCAAGGTCCTCAACAGCCGCGTGTTCCCCGGCACCCAGGGCGGCCCGCTGATGCATGTGATCGCCGGCAAGGCGGTCTGCTTCGGCGAGGCCCTCAAGCCCGAGTTCAAGACCTACGCCCAGAACGTCATCGACAACGCCCAGGCGCTGGCAGACGCGCTGCTGGCGGGCGGGCTGTCGCTGGTCTCCGGCGGCACGGACAACCACCTGATGCTGGTCGACGTCACGCCGTTCGGCATCGGCGGCAAGACCGCCGAGACCGCGCTGGACGCCTGCGGCATCACGGTCAACATGAACATGATCCCGTTCGACGAGCGGAAGCCGATGGACCCGTCCGGCATCCGCATCGGCACGCCGGCGCTGACCACCCGCGGCATGGGCCAGGCCGAGATGAAGACCATCGGCGGCTGGATCGTCGAGGCCCTGCAAAAAGCCGACGACGCCGCGGCGCACGAGAACATTCGCCAGCAGGTCAAGTCGCTCTGCAAGGAGTTCCCCGTGCCGGCCGCCGCGCTGGCGGCGGACGAAACGGCTGTGATGAGCTAG
- the ylqF gene encoding ribosome biogenesis GTPase YlqF has product MSIQWFPGHMHQAQEQIRAVLPRIDVIIELLDARIPFSSENPMLAELRGKKPCLKVLSKSDLADPVQTAAWQAHFERETGVRARPISTKQAGTIARLTEVCQKMAPARSSVNKPVRTMIAGVPNVGKSTLINILAGRKVAKVGNEPAITKSQKEVDVGRGVVVLDTPGILWPRIESKHSGFRLAATGAVKESALEYEDVAFYICGYLLDHYYEGLASRYNLEEKPAGAVALLDAVGKRTGCLRKGGVVDYERASKAFITDLRNGALGPLTLETPEMAIRESGEE; this is encoded by the coding sequence ATGAGCATCCAGTGGTTCCCCGGCCACATGCACCAGGCCCAGGAGCAGATCCGCGCGGTGCTGCCACGGATCGACGTGATCATCGAGCTGCTTGACGCGCGGATCCCGTTCAGCAGCGAGAACCCGATGCTCGCCGAGCTCCGCGGCAAGAAGCCGTGCCTCAAGGTGCTCAGCAAGTCCGACCTGGCCGACCCGGTCCAGACCGCCGCCTGGCAGGCGCACTTCGAACGCGAGACGGGCGTCCGCGCCCGGCCGATCTCGACCAAGCAGGCCGGCACGATCGCGCGGCTCACCGAGGTCTGCCAGAAGATGGCGCCCGCCCGGTCGAGCGTCAACAAGCCGGTCCGCACGATGATCGCCGGCGTGCCGAACGTCGGCAAGTCGACGCTGATCAACATCCTGGCGGGCCGCAAGGTGGCCAAGGTCGGCAACGAGCCCGCCATCACCAAGAGCCAGAAGGAAGTGGACGTCGGCCGCGGCGTGGTGGTGCTCGACACGCCCGGCATCCTCTGGCCGCGGATCGAGAGCAAGCACAGCGGCTTCCGCCTGGCCGCCACCGGCGCTGTCAAAGAGAGCGCGCTAGAGTACGAGGACGTGGCGTTCTACATCTGCGGTTACCTGCTCGACCACTACTACGAGGGCCTGGCCAGTCGCTACAACCTCGAAGAGAAGCCCGCCGGCGCGGTCGCGCTGCTCGACGCAGTCGGCAAGCGGACCGGCTGCCTGCGGAAGGGGGGCGTGGTCGACTACGAACGCGCGTCCAAGGCGTTTATCACCGACCTCCGCAACGGCGCCCTCGGACCGCTCACCCTCGAGACCCCCGAGATGGCGATCCGCGAGAGCGGCGAGGAGTAG